The following DNA comes from Spirochaetales bacterium.
CGCACTCGAAAGAAAATGGATTACCAATCGTCAGATTGAAGCGGCACGTATCGCGATTACCCGTCATATAAAGCGCGGCGGAAAAGTGTGGATTCGAATTTTCCCGGATGTTCCATATACAAAGAAACCGGCGGAAACGAGAATGGGAAAAGGCAAAGGGAATCCTGAATACTGGGTGGCAGTGGTCAAACAGGGAACGGTCATGTTCGAAGTCAGCGGTGTCGCGATGGAATTGGCGCAGGCGGCAATGAAACTCGCAAGCAGCAAGTTGCCGATAAAAACCAAAATAATGACGAGAAGGGATTACGTGCAATAATTATGAAAGAATCATATAACGATCTGACATTTAACGAACTCCTGACAAAACGTGAGGAGCTGAAAAAGAAATACAGAGATATACGCTTCAATATGGTGATTGGACATGTGGATAATCCTCTTCAGAAGAGGGTATTACGAAGAAGATTGGCCAGGCTGAACACATTGATAAACGAGTATCAATGCGGTATCAGAAAAGCGAACGTTGCCGGAGAAAGAGGACAGAAGGATGAACAAAGACAAAGCGAATAAAAAGATTTTCACCGGACGGGTAGTCAGTAATAAAATGAATAAGACGATTGTCGTTGCAATTGAAAGGAAAAAGCTTCATCGACTTTATAAAAAGTATGTCACGAGAACGAAGAAGATAAAGGCGCATGACGAGAAAAACGAATGCAATATCGATGATATTGTTCGGGTGATCGAATCAAGGCCTTTGAGTAAGGAAAAATCCTGGCGGTTATTAGAGATCGTTGAAAAGGCAAAATAGAGCGGAAGGCAGGAAGCAGATATGATCCAAACGATGAGCTATTTAAATGTTGCGGATAACAGTGGCGCAAAGCGTGTAGCATGTATAAAGGTACTCGGGGGAACCAGAAGAAAAGTGGCGGACGTCGGTGATATAATCGTGGTCGCCGTAAAAGACGCCTTACCGAATGCGCCGATAAAAAAGGGATCAATTGAAAAGGCAGTGGTCGTGAGAACAAACAAGGAACACAGAAGACCAGATGGAACGTATATTCGCTTCGACGATAATGCATGCGTCATTATCGATGCGAATAAAAATCCGAAGGGAAAGAGAATTTTCGGTCCGGTTGCGCGGGAACTCAGGGACAAGAATTATATGAAAATCGTTTCGCTTGCACCGGAAGTATTATAGAGGGTGATGAGGTAATAAAGGCATGAACGGTGATAAAGGAAAACTCAGGATTAGGAAGAACGATCAGGTGACGATTGTCTCGGGAAAAAGCATCGGGAATTCGGGAAGGGTATTGAAGGTCGATCGGAAAAAAGAAACCGTGATCGTCGAAGGACAGAATATGGTCAAAAAGGCGATGAGACAACGAAAGCAGAATCAGAAAGGCGGTATTGTCGAGATTGAAGCCCCTGTTCATATATCGAATGTGATGATCAATTGCAAGAAATGCGGAAAGACTAAAATCGGCGTTAAAATGGTTGACGATAAAAAGGTGCGGGTATGCAGAAAATGCGGGGAGGAATTGTAATGTCGAAGAAGAATCTGCCAACAGTAAAAAAATATTACGAAGAGACGGTGAAAAAGGAACTCGTCAAAGAGTTCGAGTATAAAACAATCATGCAGGTACCGAAGCTGCAAAAAATTGTCGTGAGCATGGGAATGGGAGACGCCATTCAAAACAAAAAACTTCTCGACTCGGCGGTCGATGAGGTGTCGCAGATTACGGGCCAGCGGGCCGTGAAAACAAAGGCGAGAAAATCAATTGCCGGATTCAAGGTAAGGGCTGGCATGGAAATCGGTGTCATGGTAACCCTTCGCGGAGATATCATGTATGAGTTTTTCGACAGACTGATTAATGTCGCTATTCCGAGAATAAAGGATTTCAGGGGAACTAATCCGAACTCGTTCGACGGACACGGTAATTATTCGATTGGTATCACGGAACAGATTATTTTCCCGGAAATCGATTATGATAAAATCGAACGGATCAATGGTTTGAATATTTCCATCGTTACATCGGCCAAATCCGACAGGGAAGCTAAAAGTCTTCTTGAAAAACTTGGAATGCCGTTCCGAAAGTAATGAAATGAGAGGATGAACATGGCGAGAAAAGCAATGATTTTAAAATCGCAAAAAAAACCCAAGTTCAAAACGAGAAAGGTGAACAGGTGTCGCCTGTGCGGAAGGGTTCGGGGATATATGAGAAAATTTCAGATGTGTCGCATCTGTTTCAGAAAACTTGCCAGCGAAGGATTAATTCCTGGTGTGACGAAATCTAGTTGGTAAGGGGAGAAAACTATGAGTCTTTCAGATCCGGTAGCAGATATGCTAACGAAAATAAGAAACGCAAATGGAGCGAAATTCGAGAAAGTCGATATCGCGACATCACGGATGAAACTCGAAATCACAAAAATACTGAAAAACGAAGGATATATAAAAACCTTCAAAAAGATAAATCAAAGCGGTAAAAACTATATCAGGATATTTCTAAAATATACGGATAAAAACAAGCCCGTGATCAATGATTTGCAGCGGTTATCGAAACCGGGAAGGCGTGTGTTTGTCGGGTATAAAAAAATGCCGCGTATATTTAACGGCTATGGAACGGTCATCATAAGCACATCTGAAGGTGTGATAACAGGTAAAAA
Coding sequences within:
- the rplP gene encoding 50S ribosomal protein L16, yielding MLSPKRTKYRKQQRGRMKGKATRGNSIAFGDFALVALERKWITNRQIEAARIAITRHIKRGGKVWIRIFPDVPYTKKPAETRMGKGKGNPEYWVAVVKQGTVMFEVSGVAMELAQAAMKLASSKLPIKTKIMTRRDYVQ
- a CDS encoding 50S ribosomal protein L29; protein product: MKESYNDLTFNELLTKREELKKKYRDIRFNMVIGHVDNPLQKRVLRRRLARLNTLINEYQCGIRKANVAGERGQKDEQRQSE
- the rpsQ gene encoding 30S ribosomal protein S17; protein product: MNKDKANKKIFTGRVVSNKMNKTIVVAIERKKLHRLYKKYVTRTKKIKAHDEKNECNIDDIVRVIESRPLSKEKSWRLLEIVEKAK
- the rplN gene encoding 50S ribosomal protein L14; translated protein: MIQTMSYLNVADNSGAKRVACIKVLGGTRRKVADVGDIIVVAVKDALPNAPIKKGSIEKAVVVRTNKEHRRPDGTYIRFDDNACVIIDANKNPKGKRIFGPVARELRDKNYMKIVSLAPEVL
- a CDS encoding 50S ribosomal protein L24, with translation MNGDKGKLRIRKNDQVTIVSGKSIGNSGRVLKVDRKKETVIVEGQNMVKKAMRQRKQNQKGGIVEIEAPVHISNVMINCKKCGKTKIGVKMVDDKKVRVCRKCGEEL
- the rplE gene encoding 50S ribosomal protein L5 gives rise to the protein MSKKNLPTVKKYYEETVKKELVKEFEYKTIMQVPKLQKIVVSMGMGDAIQNKKLLDSAVDEVSQITGQRAVKTKARKSIAGFKVRAGMEIGVMVTLRGDIMYEFFDRLINVAIPRIKDFRGTNPNSFDGHGNYSIGITEQIIFPEIDYDKIERINGLNISIVTSAKSDREAKSLLEKLGMPFRK
- a CDS encoding type Z 30S ribosomal protein S14: MARKAMILKSQKKPKFKTRKVNRCRLCGRVRGYMRKFQMCRICFRKLASEGLIPGVTKSSW
- the rpsH gene encoding 30S ribosomal protein S8, with the translated sequence MSLSDPVADMLTKIRNANGAKFEKVDIATSRMKLEITKILKNEGYIKTFKKINQSGKNYIRIFLKYTDKNKPVINDLQRLSKPGRRVFVGYKKMPRIFNGYGTVIISTSEGVITGKKAAEKKVGGELICSVW